Part of the Micropterus dolomieu isolate WLL.071019.BEF.003 ecotype Adirondacks linkage group LG22, ASM2129224v1, whole genome shotgun sequence genome is shown below.
TTGCAAGATCAAACAAGTGCGCTTCCATAATccactgctgtgtttttgtgttatttactgtatgtagcCACCGAGCAGAGTCATCCCAGTGGTGATGAGACAAGGGcaggaaaaaacagaacagataaGAGTCTATATTTGTCAAGCTGCACTTGTGTGACTAAGGAGTTATTGAAGTTCTTTTTTAGAAACATTATAATATGAAAACTAACTTTATAAAGTCAACCTAAAGCAAACATGAAATTATTCCATCATTCGTATCATATTCGATGTTGTAATAAACACTGCTGCTGCAGGGTCAGTCTGCCAGACTGCTATAGTGTGCAGTCTACTGCATAACAAATAAGGATGGCCTGGCTTAAAAAGTGCCTCAGTTGAAGTGCCACTGTGTTTATAGTGCTTATGGGAACACCTTACATACCTAAGAGACATTTCACCCCTTTTCATAAAAAGACAGTCATGTAAGTAATGTGGACCCATACATACCTGTGGCACACAATGCCACGAAGGTACGAGCATGCTTCCGGAGTATGGGCCTGTTCTCTCTCCTGACAGGCAGCTGTGACAGGAAGTGGTCAATGAAGTCGAGAGGAGTTACTGAGGCCAAGTCCCATTTCAGCTTGTTCAAAACCAGCAGCTCCATTTGCTGTGcgtggatgagagagagagaagaataaAAGGACAAGTTCAAGTGTGAGCCAAATAGACAGATGCAGGAGATAACAAAGATGGTGATGGTTTTTGTCTACTTGTGGGGACATTTAAACCATTAGGAATCCTCCTCCAAGGACCATAAATGTCCACAGTGAACTTCATGGTAATGCAGCACTTTTTTCAAGACACTTAATCATGGCCTAAAGAATTGGTCAAGAAAATTTTAATCTTGTGGTGGGGCTCCTTGATCTGAACAAAAATGTACAGACAGACACGTAGGCCAAATGCCACCCTTTTGACGTTAGATTATAGTGTTTTAATCCATAGGTCACTACTGAATGACCTACCAGCAACTGAGAAAGTGTGATAGAGTTGTCTGTGTAGATGCAGAGTTTCTCAGCAGTGAGTGGGATCGTCTCCTTCAGTTTGGATGCCAGGAGCATACAGGCAGCTCCAGTTAGCTGCAGATGGTTCTTCTTGGTGGGTTCAACTGACAAGAAGCGGTCCATGTAGTTCATAGCTAGGGGGAAAACCTCCTCCTCACACTTCTGCTcctcacacacctgcacagaCAAACCAGACAACAGTACTGCTGTTAAATACAGTTAAGTCACAAAATGCAACTGACACAGCTTTTAGCACCACAGCTATCCCTGCCCTAATGGTCTCTTACCCTATAAAAATAATGCCAATACGCGAGGTATACAGATTTTAAAATCGAAGAAAAGAGAGCACTGGTATCACTTTCGGCCCATACCCTTAGTTTTGTTCATCCCAATCACCTACATGCTTCATTGTGTACTTCATTTATACCTCATGTACAGCATGCAAAACAGGTCACAAGCCAGTGTGATGCCTGTGTAAGCTCAAAGAAATCCTGTTTTTAGTAGtattctgcaaaaaaaaaagaaaaaaaaaaaaaaaaaggtgccgCTAAAAATACTTTACAACTATTTCTATTTGTGAAATTCGAGAAAGCTTTAGGTATGGTTTCTAATGGCAAGGCTCATGATACTGAGAAATGTTGTCAGCAGTTAATACAGTGATGGCAACTGGCCGAAGCATGGCATAGTTAggtaatttaataataatttccatTAATAAAGTCCATTaccaacaaaaaataaattatgtcaGCAAAAACGGGTCTGGCGAAAAACTGACGTTATGCTCAAATACAGTAAGTGTCCCAGAAACTGTAAGATACAAAGAAGAAACATCAATTTCAGCTCTATGGAAAGAATTAATGGAGGTAAAACTTCCTCGCGAGCCCCCAGCACAAAGGCGGCGCGTGGTCTGCGTATACCgcagcattttccaaaaatactCCAAAATATTCTTTGAGTTGTTCAACTATATATTATGGATTGCATTCTCTGTGGGCTTGAAATTTCATACTATACAGTTAAAAGGGCATGTGAACAggaaatagtttattttatgtaaagaCGGCGTCGATATGCTTTTGTTGAAGCCATGAGAATGCTAACTTACTCTTTCACTCAATGACCTGCTTTAAATGCCCAGTGTCCACATGGCAGCGTCATGTTGGCCGTCTTAAGAGGCTACACCTAGTTAAAAAAGATGCATTATGGCCCAGTGTCATGCCCACGGTGAACCTATGTTTTGTACCCGATAGCAAACCTTGTAACGTAACTCCTGAAAACAGAATTCCAGACTCCATCAAAAAAACACCAGTGAGAATCCAAAAACACTGTTTGTTTATGGGCAAAAGACTGCATTACATGTAACCCGTCTGTGCACCACAGAGTCTTTAGGAAAATAACTTCAATAAGGCATCAACTTTGTTTAGGCTacttgaaaaaaaagaaatcgcATACACCTTTTATTCGTCTCTTCCACAGAATCAACAGCAGTGCTAGAGCAGTCTGAATCCCCTTCTAAAGTTAGTTAGTTTGACAGTTAAATTACATATAGCGGGCTGAAATAACCAGCGACTCTCAGATAGCTTAACTTACTCACAAAGGACAATCCATTATTGTACCAAGCAACTCTGCAGATAAGCAGAGGAACTTTGGcctttactcacctccagcatCCAGGTAGCCACGATCCTCCTCATACACGGAGCCATTTCTCTCTGGACGCATTTGAAATAGTTGGCAGCCGGGAGGTACTTTTCTTCTGCCCGCAACAGGGCGTGCAGGACCCGGTCAGTCAACAGGTTGGAGTCCCGGTAGGCCCTCCGGATGGCAGGCCTGTCCCCCTCACAGCACAGCAACTGAGGTTCCATTGACTCTGCCCGCGGCACGCTGTGTCTGTTTCAGCTGTGTGTTACTTGTCACTGTGGTGAAAACTTCCACCTTAAAGCAAGCCTCGGCTTAGCTAACAAAAACGAATCATTAGCCGCTATAATAACGTTACATAGAGTGCGGGGGAATATCACCTCTAGGTACCGGTCCGGTCAATGTACACAATGATATGATTCTCCGTAGCGCCAGTGCGTTTGTTTAATCCTTCCCCGTCGGATTATGtgttactttgttttgttgcgCACAACAGGATCACAGGGCAGAGCGGAGTAGAAGCGCTCTTCCCACAGCAGAGAAGCACGCttaccaccatcaccaccctgctgctgctgcaccgGGGTCACCGCTTTATGACCGCACCGCGTCAATACCGTCAGTTTAACAGGATCACACGTCCGGCCaaggatttcaaaataaaacaacgcAGCGTTTTCATTTTTTACCAACCGCTGAATATTACGTCTATCATCAACTATAGGCTATTTACAGGGTCAATTCACCCACATTTCGTTTACTAGATGTCAGTGGTGGCTCCTGCCAAATCTCACAGGGCGCAATTGTTGCGATGATGGCTAAGGTGACCAGTTCAATGGTCTGTCAGCTAGAAGGATTGTtccttaggctacatactgtacagtatttgtgaacagctacatcctgaagttcattgtcaatgtctaTAATGAATGAACATACCACAGTGAAGATCAGTTTAAAGacctttggatgtaaaggcaactGCTTTAACAATAATGACAAAAAGAATGACTTtcacaatcatctgatttagctgtgacaaaccttttatttaggcacaacaaatccagaataaagcgcAGTGGCGTTCATAATGTGCAAagaataaaattatttacagttaatTTTGCGTTGCAGCTAAGGGGCCCGTCTCAAGTAACAGGCTACAGTAATGTAATAACGtcgcatatactgtatatgaaggtggatcaaacatagctattcataaatgtttaataacGGGGTACAGATGAAcctagtatttattttcattctttcattcaaGGTAAGCAGAGAGGAGTAAAAAATCTTGTTCTCCACTTTAGTTACACGGTAATGTTAgaggtgtgggctgtattaaaagtatcttCTGTTCTCCCACTCtataatcacacagtaacaatgagctatgtgctgttctcccattctCACTCTGTATTTAAACATACACAACACGGCACAtaaggggaaatataaaaggtttattctattgtttttggtttattttctgtgttgctttcctacttctctttcttcttctttttatcctCCTCTGACCAAGATGCCATGGTTCGCTACATTTTCAAACATATCCCTTACTGAGTCAAAAAAAAGTGCAACGAAAAACTCGCGACCACTTTGGCTTCAAGTGTAGGAGAACAACAGCTTTATCATGATGCAGTGTAAGctgtgaaaaaatgctgtattaagttactaCTAATGCAAACTGATCATTCCgtgctgcagcagcttcacaataaaagcgtTTAAGGGGCGAAACAcatggcttttattttgaagttgtcacaggaaatgcaatctgtTTGTAAGTGAGATCAGCGCTGACAGCtgcaagtatatccagctgcagcctgcagaccgtgacggaagttgaaggaagttgaacttccaaatatggtttgtcccagaagacactgCGCACAAAACGCGATGACTTTCATCTCGGCTTACGTACATGATAGATCCTAATGCAAaccgttttattctttagaagccaacaacagaactttaaatacaatTCTGAGAAGTTTTTAGGCGAGAAAtgaactgtgtagatttcgaagaTCGGCATTTTTACGAAAATTGGcagcgaatcgaaaatgtgttcaaacgttttcggagttgagaagctccacaagtgcCGACGGGTGTtatagctgcagtaacgttaccggaggctgcacagcaacaccgctgtagggttaaccagtcgacatgcatataatcaataactttaggcacATACCCTGGTTGGGGTAAGAGGAATatacttcggggggctgtcaggaaTATCTAGCTAGCTACGGTTAGCTCCCccaggcccagtcacacagaccactgcagccaacacagcagacgtgtCCAGATAATGTTTGTACCACTGTTATTCTGTCaataaattctcagtaatgtgtgtaagttttaacctaaatcgAGAAACATCTGGCTTgtgatgtaacattacagaatattcttggtttgtgaaacttaaaatcactttggaagaaataaaatatacaacagtggtatgaattgaaacat
Proteins encoded:
- the LOC123962521 gene encoding G1/S-specific cyclin-D1-like yields the protein MEPQLLCCEGDRPAIRRAYRDSNLLTDRVLHALLRAEEKYLPAANYFKCVQREMAPCMRRIVATWMLEVCEEQKCEEEVFPLAMNYMDRFLSVEPTKKNHLQLTGAACMLLASKLKETIPLTAEKLCIYTDNSITLSQLLQMELLVLNKLKWDLASVTPLDFIDHFLSQLPVRRENRPILRKHARTFVALCATDVKFIASPPSMVAAGSMVAAVEGLQMTMVGNAMMSQKLTEHLAQTIRSDPDCLRACQEQIESLLETSLRQAQQLQHSVTMETKNIGEGQDLSTTPTDVRDINI